Proteins from a single region of Fodinibius sp. Rm-B-1B1-1:
- the mltG gene encoding endolytic transglycosylase MltG, whose product MFKNRFIPLSRSEFIGGLLLLLIVTFLVAGLRWAVLYNGEAISPKGTAHLYLEETTDLGELSSILADPSYITSEEELKWAANLLGWRTFQSGHYLIDKPYGYEEFLSKLARGIQDPVNVTILPGRPEGDIVQRVANQLKFDSLSFHQTVRDSSLLAELNLAPKDVIGRLYPNTYSVYWTITPNDFFKRIYREFNKAIIEKHQQQFSELDRSVDEIVTLASIVEWEAQNREEKKTISGLYWNRLNRGMRLQADPTVNFAVGERRRLLYDDYRIDHPYNTYQYRGLPPGPITNPDAESIKAALYPEDHDYLYMVATPDGEHAFSKTFEEHKQKSAKWRQWLQEQYRIKRMKEQNSD is encoded by the coding sequence TTGTTTAAGAATAGATTTATACCTCTATCCCGAAGTGAATTTATCGGCGGCCTTCTGTTATTGTTGATAGTTACTTTTTTAGTTGCTGGATTGCGATGGGCTGTATTGTATAATGGCGAAGCTATTTCACCAAAAGGAACAGCCCATCTATATTTAGAAGAAACAACTGATCTCGGGGAATTATCGAGTATACTGGCTGACCCATCCTACATCACCAGTGAGGAGGAGCTAAAATGGGCCGCGAACTTGCTGGGATGGAGAACGTTTCAAAGCGGCCACTACTTAATTGATAAACCATATGGATACGAGGAATTCCTTTCAAAATTAGCACGCGGCATTCAAGATCCCGTCAATGTTACAATATTACCAGGTCGACCCGAGGGAGATATTGTCCAACGCGTAGCTAATCAACTCAAATTTGACTCCCTATCTTTTCATCAAACTGTTCGAGATTCGAGCCTTTTAGCAGAACTCAATTTAGCCCCTAAAGATGTTATCGGCCGACTTTATCCCAACACCTATTCCGTATATTGGACCATTACTCCTAATGATTTCTTCAAACGTATCTACAGGGAGTTTAATAAAGCCATAATTGAAAAGCACCAACAGCAATTTAGTGAATTGGACCGATCTGTTGATGAAATTGTGACGTTGGCCTCAATCGTTGAATGGGAAGCCCAAAACCGGGAAGAGAAGAAGACTATCAGTGGCTTATACTGGAATCGACTGAACAGGGGAATGCGTCTGCAGGCCGATCCGACAGTGAACTTTGCTGTAGGGGAACGTCGTCGTTTGTTATATGACGATTACCGCATTGACCATCCCTATAATACATATCAGTACCGGGGTTTGCCCCCGGGACCTATTACTAATCCCGATGCTGAATCTATAAAAGCAGCCTTATATCCCGAAGACCATGACTACCTTTACATGGTGGCTACACCTGATGGGGAACACGCCTTTTCGAAGACCTTTGAAGAGCACAAACAGAAAAGTGCTAAGTGGCGGCAATGGCTACAGGAACAATACCGCATTAAGCGTATGAAGGAGCAAAATTCAGATTAA
- a CDS encoding sodium-dependent transporter, producing the protein MADSTTTSRGNWNSKLGFILAAAGSAVGLGNIWGFPTQVAENGGAAFLFIYLLCAFAIGFPVMVAELTMGRKTGRNPVGAFKALGDNKLMYSAIGMWGILCGVMILAFYTVIAGWTVSYVFEEFFFYFGMSEWATWISDTGNGPINAVFATVFMGGTVSIILGGVSDGIERATKLMMPLLIAILVIMIGYVLTQPGAGVGIKEYLFPDFSMVTPGLIFSAMGQAFFSLSLGMGALITYGSYLSKKENIPEAAAYVTLTDATIAFLAGLLIIPTMYMAQAQGVPIFDESGNLLASVALIFQVLPELFHEIGGLLGLIFGASFFFLLSLAALTSTISLLEVPVSYAIDEHDMSRNKAAKLIGGGVLIISLIISFDTSLIDVFVVIFNEVGLPLGGFLICIFLGYYWKTDNALKEMENGYPGIMTSIFAKVWPIFIKVIAPLAILYNLLSGLDII; encoded by the coding sequence TTGGCTGATTCGACAACAACTTCACGGGGAAATTGGAATTCGAAACTGGGATTTATATTAGCAGCTGCGGGCTCAGCTGTTGGACTGGGTAACATTTGGGGATTTCCTACTCAGGTCGCTGAAAATGGTGGTGCCGCCTTTCTCTTCATTTATCTGTTATGTGCTTTTGCAATCGGCTTTCCGGTGATGGTGGCCGAATTGACTATGGGACGTAAGACTGGGCGAAATCCCGTGGGGGCTTTTAAAGCTCTCGGCGATAATAAGTTAATGTATTCCGCTATTGGAATGTGGGGGATCTTATGTGGTGTCATGATCCTTGCCTTTTATACCGTCATTGCCGGCTGGACAGTCAGCTATGTGTTCGAAGAATTCTTCTTTTACTTTGGGATGTCTGAATGGGCTACGTGGATATCAGACACCGGAAATGGTCCCATAAACGCTGTCTTTGCAACCGTTTTTATGGGGGGCACAGTCTCGATTATTTTGGGAGGCGTCAGTGACGGTATCGAGCGAGCTACTAAACTAATGATGCCACTCCTTATTGCTATTCTTGTCATTATGATTGGCTACGTTCTTACCCAGCCTGGTGCAGGTGTTGGAATAAAAGAATATCTCTTCCCAGACTTTTCCATGGTAACTCCGGGGCTAATATTTTCAGCGATGGGACAAGCTTTCTTCTCCCTTTCCCTTGGGATGGGCGCTTTAATTACATATGGCTCCTATCTCAGCAAGAAAGAAAATATTCCCGAAGCCGCTGCATATGTTACCTTGACAGATGCTACAATTGCCTTTTTAGCCGGACTTCTGATCATTCCCACAATGTATATGGCCCAGGCTCAAGGAGTGCCCATTTTTGATGAAAGTGGCAACTTGTTAGCCAGCGTCGCCTTGATCTTCCAGGTGCTTCCGGAACTTTTTCACGAAATTGGAGGCTTGTTGGGACTAATTTTCGGAGCCAGTTTCTTCTTTTTACTTAGCCTTGCAGCCCTTACATCCACAATTTCACTGCTGGAGGTTCCTGTCTCCTATGCCATTGACGAGCACGATATGAGTCGTAACAAAGCGGCTAAACTTATTGGAGGTGGTGTTCTTATTATTTCGCTAATTATCTCTTTCGATACCTCCCTCATTGATGTATTTGTCGTTATTTTTAACGAGGTGGGTCTCCCCCTCGGTGGGTTCTTAATTTGTATCTTCTTGGGATACTATTGGAAAACAGATAATGCTCTTAAAGAAATGGAGAATGGTTACCCAGGTATCATGACAAGTATCTTTGCCAAGGTATGGCCAATCTTTATTAAGGTGATTGCTCCCCTGGCTATCCTTTATAACTTACTGTCTGGTCTGGATATAATTTAA
- the accC gene encoding acetyl-CoA carboxylase biotin carboxylase subunit, translated as MFNKILIANRGEIALRIIRTCKEMGIPTVAVFSTADRDSLHVKFADEAVCIGPAPSKDSYLKIPNILAAAEITNADAIHPGYGFLSEKGEFSRICKEHDLKFIGPAAESIDAMGNKSMAKETMEDSGVPTVPGSEGVVESLEEAREICQEIGYPCIIKASSGGGGRGMRVVHEEANLKNAYSMCKNEAETAFDDPDVYIEKFVEDPHHVEIQIMADQHGNVIHLGERDCSLQRRHQKILEEAPSPLMTPELREEMGTAAINAAKAVDYEGAGTVEFLVDKDKNFYFMEMNTRIQVEHPVTEEITNYDLVAEQIKAAAGHELEQKELKMRGHAIECRINAEDPEHNFRPSAGKIEVFHTPGGHSVRVDTHAYAGYRIPPNYDSMIGKLIVSAPTREDAIKRMKRSLEEFIIEGVKTTIPYHIQLMDDENFKNGTFNTKYLEEFKYNPVN; from the coding sequence ATGTTTAATAAAATTCTTATCGCCAACAGAGGCGAAATTGCACTTCGTATTATTCGTACTTGCAAAGAAATGGGAATTCCAACGGTGGCTGTATTTTCTACAGCCGACCGTGACAGTCTGCATGTGAAGTTTGCTGACGAGGCTGTTTGTATTGGACCCGCTCCGAGCAAGGATAGTTATCTTAAAATTCCAAATATTTTAGCTGCTGCAGAAATTACTAACGCAGACGCCATTCACCCCGGATATGGTTTTCTATCCGAAAAAGGTGAGTTCTCACGCATTTGTAAAGAGCACGACCTTAAGTTTATTGGTCCTGCTGCTGAAAGTATTGATGCTATGGGAAATAAATCAATGGCTAAGGAAACTATGGAAGACAGTGGTGTTCCAACGGTGCCGGGTAGTGAGGGCGTTGTTGAGAGCTTGGAAGAGGCTCGGGAGATCTGCCAAGAAATTGGCTATCCCTGTATTATCAAGGCTTCTTCCGGCGGCGGCGGTCGTGGTATGCGTGTGGTGCACGAAGAAGCCAACCTCAAAAATGCATACAGCATGTGTAAAAATGAGGCTGAAACGGCTTTTGATGATCCCGACGTCTATATCGAAAAGTTTGTCGAAGATCCACACCATGTTGAGATCCAGATTATGGCCGATCAGCATGGTAATGTTATTCATTTAGGTGAACGTGATTGCTCTCTGCAACGGCGGCACCAAAAGATTTTAGAAGAAGCGCCCTCTCCCCTAATGACACCAGAACTGCGCGAAGAAATGGGAACGGCTGCTATTAATGCAGCGAAAGCGGTAGATTATGAAGGAGCCGGGACGGTAGAATTCTTGGTCGACAAAGACAAGAATTTCTATTTCATGGAGATGAATACACGAATCCAGGTTGAGCACCCGGTGACGGAAGAAATTACCAACTATGATCTCGTTGCTGAGCAAATTAAAGCGGCTGCGGGACATGAGCTTGAGCAAAAGGAGCTTAAAATGCGTGGACATGCTATTGAGTGCCGTATCAATGCAGAAGATCCTGAACATAACTTCCGTCCTTCTGCTGGAAAAATTGAAGTGTTTCACACTCCTGGCGGTCATAGTGTTCGGGTTGATACCCATGCTTATGCTGGATACCGAATTCCGCCCAATTACGACTCAATGATTGGTAAGTTGATTGTAAGCGCTCCAACCCGCGAAGATGCTATAAAACGCATGAAGCGTTCGCTTGAAGAGTTTATCATCGAAGGAGTTAAAACCACTATTCCTTATCATATCCAACTGATGGATGATGAAAACTTCAAAAACGGTACTTTCAATACGAAGTACTTGGAAGAGTTTAAATATAACCCTGTAAACTGA
- the efp gene encoding elongation factor P, whose amino-acid sequence MAKVSTSNFRTGMVIQLNNELYEIVDYQHVKPGKGGAFLRTKLKGVVNEKNIEKKFRSGEDVEEIRVEHQPYQFLYKDGNLHYFMHGETYRQLPVSGENVKKAEFIAEGQECTLVIDVDNEEVLYAQPPDHITVKVAKTRPGLKGDTATGGSKPATLESGATVQVPLFINEGEEIKVDTRTSEYIERVTSN is encoded by the coding sequence ATGGCAAAAGTTTCGACATCAAATTTTAGAACTGGAATGGTAATACAGCTTAATAATGAGCTGTACGAAATTGTGGACTACCAGCATGTTAAACCTGGTAAAGGCGGTGCTTTTTTACGCACAAAATTAAAAGGGGTAGTCAACGAAAAGAATATTGAGAAGAAATTCCGTTCCGGCGAAGATGTGGAAGAGATTCGGGTTGAGCATCAGCCGTACCAATTTCTCTATAAGGATGGGAATCTGCACTATTTTATGCACGGCGAAACATACCGGCAGCTCCCTGTATCTGGAGAAAATGTAAAAAAAGCAGAATTTATAGCCGAAGGACAGGAATGTACGTTGGTTATTGACGTTGATAACGAAGAGGTACTGTATGCACAGCCGCCAGATCATATCACAGTAAAAGTAGCTAAAACGCGTCCGGGTCTTAAAGGCGATACTGCTACCGGAGGAAGTAAACCTGCTACGTTAGAATCGGGTGCTACCGTACAAGTTCCGCTATTTATTAATGAAGGTGAAGAAATAAAAGTAGATACCCGAACATCAGAATATATTGAACGAGTAACATCAAATTAA
- a CDS encoding c-type cytochrome domain-containing protein, producing MSTTIFSKKDNRFCTISRRSYKAFFGTLIISFGLLLSGCGGDSSTGPDPDPDPDPDPNRNVSYSQDIELIFQGNCATSGCHDSGTQESGVNLSSYQNAVNSEGNQYQELVINPDNPDESPLIDKIEPSPERGERMPYQRDPLSQADIDSIRAWIEDGAPDN from the coding sequence ATGAGTACAACAATATTCTCAAAAAAAGATAATAGGTTTTGTACTATTAGCCGACGAAGTTATAAAGCATTCTTTGGGACATTAATTATTTCGTTTGGGTTACTGCTATCGGGATGTGGTGGAGATTCCAGCACCGGACCGGACCCCGATCCTGATCCAGACCCTGATCCAAATCGAAATGTTAGTTATTCTCAGGATATAGAGCTTATCTTTCAAGGCAATTGTGCTACAAGTGGTTGTCACGACTCCGGCACGCAGGAAAGTGGTGTTAATTTGAGTTCGTATCAAAATGCTGTTAACAGTGAGGGCAACCAATATCAGGAGCTGGTTATCAATCCCGATAACCCTGATGAAAGTCCGCTTATTGATAAAATTGAACCCAGTCCTGAAAGAGGTGAACGTATGCCCTACCAACGTGACCCGTTATCTCAGGCAGATATTGATTCTATCAGGGCCTGGATTGAAGATGGGGCTCCTGACAACTAA
- a CDS encoding Bax inhibitor-1/YccA family protein, which translates to MRSGNPTLSEKTFQNIDSTTSTSEGAMTVSGTINKTGMLFLVLLIGATISWYQPSQLFIWGGAIGGFILAMVTIFKKEWSPFTAPAYAGLEGLFLGGISVMYEAAYSGIVYNAILLTLGVFAAMLIAYRSGWINVTQKFRTGVMAATGGIFLVYIASFVLSFFGINISLIHGNGLMGIGFSLIIVGVAALNLALDFDMIEKGAEARAPKYFEWYTSFGLMITLVWLYIEMLRLLSKIQQR; encoded by the coding sequence ATGAGATCCGGAAATCCAACGCTTAGCGAAAAGACATTCCAAAATATTGATAGCACAACCAGTACTTCTGAAGGAGCCATGACGGTCAGCGGTACAATTAATAAAACAGGCATGCTTTTCCTCGTTTTATTAATAGGTGCCACTATTAGCTGGTATCAACCTTCACAGCTATTTATATGGGGCGGCGCCATCGGAGGTTTTATTTTGGCAATGGTTACCATCTTCAAAAAAGAATGGTCACCGTTTACAGCTCCTGCTTACGCCGGGCTTGAAGGCTTATTTTTGGGCGGCATTTCCGTCATGTACGAAGCAGCATATTCAGGAATTGTTTATAACGCCATCTTATTAACACTCGGCGTTTTTGCTGCTATGCTTATTGCCTATCGCTCGGGTTGGATCAACGTTACACAGAAATTCCGAACAGGAGTTATGGCAGCAACCGGGGGCATCTTTTTAGTATATATTGCCAGTTTTGTCTTAAGCTTTTTCGGAATTAACATCAGCTTAATCCACGGTAATGGGCTTATGGGTATTGGGTTTAGCTTAATTATCGTTGGAGTAGCAGCGCTTAACCTGGCACTTGATTTTGATATGATTGAAAAAGGGGCAGAAGCTCGAGCTCCTAAATATTTCGAATGGTATACTTCATTTGGACTCATGATTACACTTGTCTGGCTTTATATCGAAATGCTTCGACTGTTGTCTAAAATACAGCAGCGTTAA
- the guaA gene encoding glutamine-hydrolyzing GMP synthase has translation MQHRPQDWILILDFGSQYTQLIARRVREFNVYCEIHPFNKDLSNFSDNPPRGVILSGGPSSVNDENAPGLNEDIFDWDVPTLGICYGLQILAHSEIPGSVEKAERREFGRSELIVDDSSDLLKGIPEESVVWMSHGDHIKELPDQYTIIGHTDNAQVAAVRHIEHPIYGVQFHPEVVHTVHGKQIFKNFVYGICNLKGSWTAHSFIESTIEEIREKVGDDRVICGLSGGVDSTVVATLVHKAIGDQLQCIFVDNGVLRKNEFENVLELYEEQLHLPVKGIDASDKFLERLKGIVDPEEKRTIIGETFIEVFDDAIAHDNSYKYLAQGTLYPDVIESISFKGPSATIKSHHNVGGLPEEMNLDLIEPVRELFKDEVRNVGRELGIPENFIKRHPFPGPGLAIRVISDVDRPKLDILREADDIFISELRKNDLYDEVWQALAVLLPVQSVGVMGDERTYEFTIGLRAVTSVDGMTADWAHLPHPFLAHVSNRIINEVRGINRVVYDVSSKPPSTIEWE, from the coding sequence ATGCAACACCGTCCCCAAGACTGGATTCTAATACTCGATTTCGGATCACAATATACACAACTTATTGCCCGTAGAGTTCGCGAATTTAATGTCTATTGCGAAATCCATCCTTTTAATAAAGATCTTTCTAACTTTTCGGATAATCCGCCCCGTGGTGTGATTTTATCGGGTGGCCCCAGTAGTGTTAACGATGAAAATGCTCCTGGTCTCAATGAGGATATTTTTGACTGGGATGTTCCTACCCTTGGTATCTGTTATGGGCTTCAAATTTTGGCACATAGCGAAATTCCAGGTAGCGTGGAAAAAGCTGAACGCCGAGAATTTGGACGTTCAGAGCTTATTGTTGACGACAGTTCCGACCTTTTGAAAGGGATTCCCGAAGAATCCGTTGTTTGGATGAGTCACGGAGATCATATAAAGGAATTGCCTGATCAATACACTATTATTGGTCATACCGATAATGCCCAAGTGGCCGCTGTACGACATATCGAACACCCAATTTATGGAGTACAATTCCACCCCGAGGTTGTCCATACCGTACATGGCAAGCAGATCTTTAAAAATTTTGTATATGGTATCTGCAACCTCAAAGGTAGCTGGACGGCCCATTCATTTATAGAGTCAACCATCGAAGAAATTCGTGAAAAGGTTGGGGATGATCGTGTAATTTGTGGCCTTAGTGGTGGTGTTGATTCTACGGTTGTGGCAACACTTGTTCACAAAGCTATTGGCGATCAGCTGCAGTGTATTTTTGTTGACAACGGTGTGCTTCGCAAGAATGAGTTTGAAAATGTATTGGAACTCTATGAAGAGCAGTTGCACCTACCTGTTAAAGGTATTGATGCCAGTGACAAATTTTTAGAACGTCTTAAAGGCATTGTAGATCCCGAAGAGAAACGTACGATTATTGGGGAGACATTTATTGAAGTTTTTGATGATGCGATCGCTCACGATAATTCGTATAAATATTTGGCGCAGGGTACACTCTATCCAGATGTAATCGAAAGTATCTCCTTTAAAGGGCCTTCGGCCACAATCAAATCACATCACAACGTAGGTGGTTTACCTGAGGAGATGAACCTTGACCTTATTGAACCGGTTCGCGAACTTTTTAAGGATGAAGTCCGCAATGTGGGGCGAGAGTTGGGAATTCCCGAAAACTTTATCAAGCGTCATCCCTTCCCCGGGCCGGGTTTAGCCATTCGGGTTATTTCGGACGTAGATCGTCCCAAATTGGATATTCTTCGTGAGGCTGATGATATTTTTATCAGTGAACTCCGTAAAAATGATCTCTATGATGAAGTATGGCAGGCTCTTGCTGTGCTATTGCCAGTGCAAAGTGTAGGTGTTATGGGAGATGAGCGTACCTATGAATTTACTATTGGGTTGCGGGCCGTTACCAGCGTTGATGGTATGACGGCCGACTGGGCCCATCTGCCCCACCCATTTTTGGCACATGTCTCTAACAGGATTATCAATGAAGTTCGAGGCATCAATCGCGTGGTGTATGATGTGAGCTCAAAGCCACCGTCAACCATCGAATGGGAATAA
- the accB gene encoding acetyl-CoA carboxylase biotin carboxyl carrier protein → MDLKVIENLLDLIAESEVNEVSIEEGDFKIKVKKKPDIKESSAPQMPVQYQVPAQPQPQQQAVQQPPQQPQQAPAGGGGESAEESGGGDEPSGDVVKSPIVGTFYRSPSPDDDPFVKVGDSVEKGETLCIVEAMKIMNEIESEYSGEVKKILVEDGEAVEFDQPLFIIG, encoded by the coding sequence ATGGATTTAAAAGTCATTGAAAATCTTCTGGATCTCATTGCAGAAAGTGAAGTCAATGAAGTGTCTATTGAAGAAGGGGATTTTAAGATTAAGGTAAAGAAGAAACCGGATATCAAGGAATCATCGGCCCCACAAATGCCGGTGCAGTATCAGGTTCCGGCTCAGCCTCAACCTCAACAACAGGCGGTACAGCAACCCCCTCAGCAGCCCCAACAGGCGCCAGCTGGTGGAGGTGGTGAGTCTGCTGAAGAATCTGGAGGTGGCGATGAACCTTCGGGCGATGTCGTTAAGTCTCCTATAGTAGGTACTTTTTATCGATCCCCCTCTCCTGACGATGACCCGTTTGTAAAAGTTGGTGATTCTGTGGAGAAAGGTGAGACCTTGTGTATCGTTGAGGCTATGAAGATTATGAATGAAATTGAATCTGAATACTCCGGTGAAGTCAAGAAAATCCTTGTTGAGGATGGCGAAGCCGTAGAATTCGATCAACCGCTCTTTATCATCGGGTAA
- a CDS encoding ABC transporter substrate-binding protein — translation MNTSIRNFFYAFFFVIIAILTVWPAVTLAQSFDEGVEYYQQGQFEDAVQVFNSLETPEARLYSGKAYYSLGQYLTAKTYLNQVDQQSNDDIYLEAQFTSALVNFQLGLYGDALNQLYDLQQNEVQTQVVNDGRQLYNEILAFLTLDQRKKAFQQAKSPQTKFDLIESVIGKVPLKDARTLYDQLVKTKIDTASNAMRELREVISDSVNYATEQRYGRRTETPQGIIYDIGAALPAHENAGSELQVAQGLHFGYVLAAEEFNRQHADKKAFIRHQNTAANMDSAGHAMTNLAWNYNVDAILGPLFSEPAQVMAGLAEQYQIPLIAPLANSDTLNVDNPYVYQVNPTFTSHGRKMAEYAVQSLSMDTLAVLAEKNSLGEASAFAFRERAEKLGAKVSYFFVEDLKSQGFDLTDYTKYFTTDSTKIDSLGNYHYLDGIYAPFTGQAASTLAELLLVDLEAMGSNIPVLGSQEWGNFDIPEIQLENQPIYFSESYYVNQKNEAVTQFKKRYKQRFDTEPDRFAMIGYDVASYVLQTLNRIGNPVYLKNALKQQGKYEGLISNIDFKGTHINQEVKIFEISKGGIRPVLKQD, via the coding sequence ATGAACACTTCGATTCGAAACTTTTTCTATGCATTCTTTTTTGTGATCATCGCGATCTTAACGGTATGGCCTGCAGTAACTTTGGCTCAATCTTTTGATGAAGGTGTAGAATATTATCAACAGGGGCAGTTTGAAGATGCGGTACAAGTTTTTAACAGTCTGGAAACTCCTGAAGCACGACTGTATTCGGGGAAAGCATATTATAGCCTCGGACAATACCTAACAGCTAAAACATATTTAAATCAGGTTGATCAGCAATCAAATGACGATATTTATCTGGAAGCGCAATTTACCTCAGCCTTGGTTAACTTCCAGCTTGGACTTTATGGCGATGCATTAAATCAGCTTTACGACTTGCAGCAGAACGAAGTTCAAACACAGGTGGTAAACGATGGACGTCAGCTTTATAATGAAATTCTTGCCTTTTTAACGCTCGATCAACGTAAAAAGGCATTTCAACAAGCAAAATCACCTCAAACAAAGTTCGATCTGATCGAATCAGTTATTGGGAAAGTTCCACTTAAAGATGCACGCACGCTGTACGATCAGCTGGTTAAAACAAAGATTGATACCGCCAGTAATGCCATGCGAGAGTTGCGTGAAGTTATTTCTGATTCAGTAAATTATGCTACAGAACAACGGTATGGTCGACGGACTGAAACTCCACAAGGAATTATCTATGATATCGGGGCCGCCCTTCCTGCGCATGAAAATGCTGGTTCTGAGTTGCAGGTTGCCCAAGGGCTTCATTTTGGATACGTATTAGCCGCTGAGGAATTCAATCGACAACATGCTGATAAAAAAGCCTTTATTCGGCATCAGAATACGGCAGCAAACATGGATTCAGCAGGACATGCAATGACTAACTTAGCCTGGAATTATAATGTAGATGCCATTTTGGGTCCCTTGTTTTCTGAACCCGCCCAGGTAATGGCAGGCTTGGCCGAACAATATCAAATTCCGCTTATTGCTCCTCTGGCAAACTCTGATACGTTGAACGTCGACAATCCGTATGTTTATCAAGTAAATCCTACCTTTACTTCTCACGGACGGAAAATGGCAGAATATGCGGTGCAGAGCCTTAGCATGGATACCTTAGCCGTATTGGCAGAGAAAAACTCTTTAGGGGAAGCCTCGGCTTTTGCTTTCCGTGAACGAGCTGAAAAGCTGGGAGCAAAGGTTTCGTATTTTTTTGTTGAGGATTTAAAATCTCAAGGATTCGACCTTACTGATTATACCAAATACTTTACCACTGACAGTACAAAAATTGATAGCTTGGGCAATTACCATTATCTGGATGGTATCTATGCGCCATTTACAGGACAGGCTGCCTCTACCCTTGCGGAGTTATTGTTAGTCGATTTAGAGGCTATGGGTAGCAATATACCTGTTTTGGGTTCCCAGGAATGGGGCAATTTTGATATCCCGGAAATCCAGCTTGAAAATCAGCCTATCTACTTTTCGGAAAGTTACTATGTCAACCAAAAAAATGAAGCTGTTACACAGTTTAAAAAACGGTATAAACAGCGGTTTGACACTGAGCCTGATCGCTTTGCCATGATTGGGTATGACGTTGCCAGTTATGTGTTGCAAACACTTAATCGCATTGGTAATCCCGTTTATTTAAAAAATGCATTAAAACAACAGGGAAAATACGAAGGCTTGATTAGCAATATTGATTTTAAAGGAACACACATCAATCAAGAAGTTAAAATATTCGAGATCTCTAAAGGTGGGATACGGCCTGTTTTAAAACAGGATTAA
- the gcvH gene encoding glycine cleavage system protein GcvH, translating to MSYPTDLKYTKEHEWIKDNGDGTATVGITDFAQSELGDIVFVEIEPEGFEFDQDEVFGTVEAVKTVSELFAPIGGEIVEINEQLEMEPELVNDDPYGDGWMVKISIADESQLDELMSAEEYEEIVA from the coding sequence ATGAGCTATCCCACTGATCTGAAATACACCAAAGAACACGAATGGATTAAAGATAATGGCGACGGTACGGCTACGGTTGGCATTACTGATTTTGCCCAGAGTGAGCTTGGTGATATTGTATTTGTCGAAATTGAACCGGAAGGCTTCGAGTTTGATCAGGATGAAGTGTTTGGAACGGTTGAAGCAGTGAAAACGGTTTCTGAACTCTTCGCTCCTATCGGTGGAGAAATTGTGGAAATCAATGAGCAACTCGAAATGGAACCAGAACTCGTTAACGACGATCCCTACGGGGATGGCTGGATGGTTAAAATTTCGATAGCTGATGAGTCACAGCTCGATGAGCTGATGTCGGCCGAAGAATACGAAGAAATCGTCGCTTAA
- a CDS encoding RNA polymerase sigma factor, which translates to MIDDIIKGCRKRQRKSQKELYKTFYAYGMSITLRYTNSREEAVEVLNDAFMKVYSNIDKYDINRPFKPWLRRVIVNTAINHYHKTQSEVEKTDFESVEHKQAKKEEILSGISYDEIIGMVQQLSPAYRTVFNLYVIEGFKHKEIAKMLGIAVGTSKSNLSKAKKNLQAIIEKSFI; encoded by the coding sequence TTGATTGACGATATCATAAAAGGCTGTCGTAAGAGGCAGCGGAAAAGTCAAAAGGAGCTTTACAAAACGTTTTATGCCTATGGCATGAGCATTACGCTGAGGTATACCAACTCGAGAGAAGAAGCTGTTGAAGTACTTAATGATGCGTTTATGAAAGTTTATTCTAACATCGACAAATATGATATAAACCGTCCTTTTAAACCTTGGCTACGCAGAGTTATTGTTAACACCGCGATCAATCATTACCACAAAACACAAAGTGAGGTTGAAAAAACAGATTTCGAATCGGTTGAACATAAACAAGCTAAAAAAGAGGAAATCCTAAGTGGTATATCGTATGATGAAATCATTGGGATGGTTCAACAGTTGTCACCTGCATACCGGACGGTTTTTAATCTCTATGTAATTGAAGGATTTAAACATAAAGAAATTGCTAAAATGCTTGGTATTGCTGTTGGGACGTCTAAATCAAACCTATCCAAAGCCAAGAAAAATCTGCAGGCAATAATAGAGAAAAGTTTTATCTAA